A genomic window from Euleptes europaea isolate rEulEur1 chromosome 9, rEulEur1.hap1, whole genome shotgun sequence includes:
- the SAP30 gene encoding histone deacetylase complex subunit SAP30 has translation MNGFGPEEVARGGGEAAAVPAVVANAAAAVEVLPPPPPLPPPPPGLGAASAAATAAGPAGPPGAAAAAAVVAAAAGGPGAGQLCCLREEGERCGRAAGNASFSKRIQKSISQKKVKIELDKSARHLYICDFHKNLIQSVRNRRKRKGSDDDGDSPVQDVDTPEVDLFQLQVNTLRRYKRHFKLQTRPGLNKAQLVELIGCHFRTIPVNEKDTLTYFIYSVKNDKNKSDLKMDSAVH, from the exons ATGAACGGCTTCGGCCCCGAGGAAGTCGCCCGCGGCGGGGGGGAAGCGGCCGCCGTCCCCGCCGTGGTGGCCAACGCGGCGGCGGCCGTCGAAGTCCTGCCTcccccgccgccgctgccgccgccgccgcccgggctgGGCGCCGCCTCTGCGGCTGCCACGGCCGCCGGCCCGGCCGGACCccccggggcggcggcggcggcggctgttgttgcggcggcggcgggcgggccGGGCGCGGGGCAGCTGTGTTGCCTGCGCGAGGAAGGCGAGCGGTGCGGGCGGGCGGCGGGCAACGCCAGCTTCAGCAAGCGCATCCAGAAGAGCATCTCGCAGAAGAAAGTCAAGATCGAGCTGGACAAGAGC GCGAGGCACCTGTATATTTGTGACTTTCACAAAAACTTAATCCAAAGTGTCCGAAACCgaagaaagagaaaaggcagTGATGATGATGGGGATTCGCCAGTGCAAGATGTTGACACTCCAGAG GTCGATCTGTTTCAGTTGCAAGTAAACACACTAAGAAGATACAAAAGGCACTTCAAGTTACAGACTAGACCAGGACTCAACAAAGCACAGCTTGTTGAA CTAATTGGATGTCATTTTCGGACTATTCCAGTGAATGAAAAGGACACCTTAACCTATTTCATCTACTCTGTGAAGAACGACAAGAATAAATCTGACCTAAAAATGGATAGCGCTGTCCACTAA